Genomic segment of Peribacillus frigoritolerans:
TTGCTGGCAGCCTGAGTCCCCTGTTCCCCTGCCGAATGAATGGGATGACATGGAGGATATATACGAACCCATTCCGAGGAAGCCTGAAATTACCGAGAAGAATGCCCTGACGCTTGAAAAGGTCCTTTATCCCATCAGGTCTAACAGGCAAACAACGAAAAGCAATGAACAAAGTTAACCAAAAGATCGTTGAAAAACGATCTTTTTTGTTCGGGCAAACATTAGAGAAACAAAAAGAGAGTGCCCTCGGGACACTCTCCAAACCAGTTTATTTCGTTGATTGACGGTTTTCAATCCGATGTGGCAGGATCACTTTTTCAAGACCTTCCTCCACTTGTTCTTTATTCATCAACTTTGTAAGAAGCCTCATCGCAACCGCACCAATATCATATAAAGGTTGAACGATCGTCGTGATTTGCGGACGCACCATCAATGTCAATCTCGTGTTATCGAAGCTGATCACTTCAAAGTCTTCCGGTACATTATACCCTTTGTCCTGAGCGGCATGGACAATTCCAAGCGCCATTTCATCAGCACCGGCGATGAATGCTGTCGGTCTGTCTTCAGCTTCCAGGTACTTTTCAAAAGATTCAATTCCTGAATCATATGTATAATCACCTTCAACGACATAACTTTCATCAAATGAAAGCCCAGCTTCTTTCAATCCTCGTTTATAACCAGTCAATTTCATTTCATTAATCAGCGCGGAAGGGTTTCCGCTTACAAAAGCGATATTCTTGTGGCCTTTTTTAGCGAAGAAGGTCACTGCGTCGAATGCCGCCGCCTCATAATCAATATTGACCGATGGAACTTGTCCGCTTTCATCCACCGAACCTGCCAGAACGATTGGAACAGGTGAATTCTTAAACTCTTTGACATGCTCATCAGAAATGTTGCCGCCCATGAATACGATACCATCCACTTGTTTTCCAAGCATCGTATTCAGCAAATGGAATTCCTTATCTATATTCTCATCAGAACTGCTTAGAATGATATTGTATTTATACATGGTGGCTATATCTTCTATGCCCCGTGCCAATTCTGCAAAAAAGATGCTTGAGATATCCGGGATGATGACCCCGACTGTAGTCGTTTTCTTTGAGGCAAGTCCCCTTGCCACTGCATTGGGACGGTACCCTAACTTCTCAATTACATCTGAAACTTTCTTCCTTGTTGCAGGCTTTACATTTGGATTCCCGTTAACTACGCGGGAAACGGTGGCCATGGAAACATTCGCCTCACGCGCCACATCATAAATGGTTATATTATTCATTCATCCATTCCTCCATTTCTTTCATTTTCCCCATAAAAGACCCGAATTATTTCGGAAAATAATCTTTTATGCGTTTTTCTCTATAAGGAAGATTATTTTAGGAACGATCTGCCTAACAAAAAATGCAGTCCTACTCTCTTCTCAGTCAAATATTCAATACCCTATTCAAGTATAAAATTCACATAGATATCACTTTATGTATGACTCAATCTTCCGAACAGTTCTCATTCTTGTTATTTATCATACGATAGTCGAATCTTTCCTGCAATCCAATAGTGCTCATTTCGAAGCTTTTTCTGCAAAAACAAGTATTTTACCATTAAAAAAAGCCCTTGCCAAGTTGGTAAGGGCCGTAAATAGATCATTTAAAGACTTTCTTAGCTTATACAGTTACCCAGTTCAAACGTTTAATTTCTTCGTAGAATTCATCAAATTGTTTGAAGTCCATTTGCTGTGCAGAATCCGATAAAGCAACGGAAGGATCTGGATGCACTTCAGCCATAACACCGTCAGCACCGATTGCAAGAGCCGCCTTAGCCGTAGGAAGCAGAAGATCGCGACGTCCAGTTGAATGCGTTACATCAACCATGACCGGTAAATGAGTTTCTTGTTTTAAAATCGGTACAGCAGAGATATCAAGTGTATTTCTTGTTGCTTTTTCGTAAGTACGGATACCGCGCTCACAAAGGATGATGTTGCCATTGCCCTGCGACATGATGTATTCCGCTGCATGAATGAACTCTTCAATCGTTGCAGCCAGTCCACGTTTTAAAAGAACTGGTTTATTTACAGCACCTGCCGCTTTTAGCAAGTCGAAGTTTTGCATGTTGCGCGCCCCGATTTGGATGACATCGATATGATCGATCGCCGCTTCGATATCGTTGGCACTCACGATTTCACTGATTACAGCCAAACCGTATTCATCAGCAACACGTTTAAGTATTTGTAACCCTTCCAAACCAAGCCCTTGGAAGTCATATGGAGATGTACGTGGCTTAAATGCACCGCCGCGCATCAATTTCAAGCCTTTAGCTTTAATGACTTCCGCCACCGCAGCTGTCTGTTCATAAGATTCAACGGCACATGGTCCGAAAACGAAGCTAGGGATCCCGTTACCGACCAATTCACCCTTAATGTCGATGATAGTGTCTTCAGCCTTTTGTTTTCTCGACACAAGAAGCGTTTTCTTCTGATCATCTTTTTGTAGCTCCAAGCCCAATTTAAAGATTTCTTTGAAAATATGTTTAATCGAACCAAGATCAAGCGGTCCTTGATTATTGGCTTCGATAAGATCCAGCATTGTTCTTTCACGGACCGGATCGTAACGGTTTACACCTTGTTTTTCTTTAACGCGACCAATTTCCTGTACAAGTTCAGCACGTTGATTAATAAGATGTAATAACTGAAGGTTCACATCATCCAGTTGATTACGAAGTCCATCAAGCTCTTTGTTGCTCATTACAAATCCATCCCTTCGTTTTTTAAAATATAAATCGGTTCAGCAGACTCAAACTTATAAAATCCCATATGGATCCACCCCGATTGTTTTATCAATGAAAAATTTAGAATATTTCATGTATGATTAAATCAATTATAAATGAAGTGCCCATAAATGTCACTATATTTTTCTTTAATAATTAAACGCTTTTAAGCATTAAAGTTATAAATGCATAAAATCAGGTGTTACACATGCAGGAAAAACGATTTAGACTGAATATTGGAACAATCCGTTGTAGGAATTATATTGGAAATAGAACAAGAAAGCTATAATTTAATTGATATTTTATCTCAAAGAGCATTGGACCATGATCAAATCGTCTGCCACTTGAACAGGAAGGGCCTTTAAAGAAAAGGTTTCCCCTGGAGATCGTTTAAAATTCCCATGACCACCAAATCCAATAATAAAAGGCCGGACCCCTTGCCAAAGGGATCCGGCCTTCATGAATCATTCAGAGATGGCCTTGCTCAATGAATCATATGTAATACGCCAATGGGACTCATTCCAGGTCGGTTTTCCACTTTTAAAAAGGATGGCCTGAGGTGATTGATGTTTGACATCAAATGTTTCTGCCACATAATTGGATAGTGGACGAGCTTCCTGAACGGCTAAATAGGCCGTTTTAATTTGTGCGTTCTCTAAGATGTACCTCTCATATTGTTCAAATGCTTCAGCGCTGACCGGGCATGTTACGCTATGCTTGAAAAGCAGGAATGTATCCTCTTTTAGCAGCTGATTGAATTGTTCTTCTGTTTCGATTTTGCTCATGACCATAATACATTCTCCTTCCTTGTACATATAAATTTTACCATCAAAAAGGCGATGAAGCCATTGAAGCACTTCACCGCCTTATTCTTCGTCCCTTTATGCCTCTTCATC
This window contains:
- the ccpA gene encoding catabolite control protein A is translated as MNNITIYDVAREANVSMATVSRVVNGNPNVKPATRKKVSDVIEKLGYRPNAVARGLASKKTTTVGVIIPDISSIFFAELARGIEDIATMYKYNIILSSSDENIDKEFHLLNTMLGKQVDGIVFMGGNISDEHVKEFKNSPVPIVLAGSVDESGQVPSVNIDYEAAAFDAVTFFAKKGHKNIAFVSGNPSALINEMKLTGYKRGLKEAGLSFDESYVVEGDYTYDSGIESFEKYLEAEDRPTAFIAGADEMALGIVHAAQDKGYNVPEDFEVISFDNTRLTLMVRPQITTIVQPLYDIGAVAMRLLTKLMNKEQVEEGLEKVILPHRIENRQSTK
- a CDS encoding bifunctional 3-deoxy-7-phosphoheptulonate synthase/chorismate mutase translates to MSNKELDGLRNQLDDVNLQLLHLINQRAELVQEIGRVKEKQGVNRYDPVRERTMLDLIEANNQGPLDLGSIKHIFKEIFKLGLELQKDDQKKTLLVSRKQKAEDTIIDIKGELVGNGIPSFVFGPCAVESYEQTAAVAEVIKAKGLKLMRGGAFKPRTSPYDFQGLGLEGLQILKRVADEYGLAVISEIVSANDIEAAIDHIDVIQIGARNMQNFDLLKAAGAVNKPVLLKRGLAATIEEFIHAAEYIMSQGNGNIILCERGIRTYEKATRNTLDISAVPILKQETHLPVMVDVTHSTGRRDLLLPTAKAALAIGADGVMAEVHPDPSVALSDSAQQMDFKQFDEFYEEIKRLNWVTV
- the ytxJ gene encoding bacillithiol system redox-active protein YtxJ, with the translated sequence MVMSKIETEEQFNQLLKEDTFLLFKHSVTCPVSAEAFEQYERYILENAQIKTAYLAVQEARPLSNYVAETFDVKHQSPQAILFKSGKPTWNESHWRITYDSLSKAISE